Proteins from one Solea senegalensis isolate Sse05_10M unplaced genomic scaffold, IFAPA_SoseM_1 scf7180000013503, whole genome shotgun sequence genomic window:
- the LOC122760379 gene encoding cation-independent mannose-6-phosphate receptor-like produces the protein GLLGSCGVIDGRSYNLGYVQSAPKVAEGGAISITYQNGDQCSPSARYSTRIILQCDDYPGSPMFDRKDGCEYVFIWRTSDACPIRKSQGSECRVRDPKTGYEFNLSSLKGQDYPVRSGKYIYHLSVCEGLRRGVCTHAVTGIETVSSCQVDGQQHKIAGMANQILSYVGDQLILNYTSGEVCHKLYQRSTEIYFSCHPDRKPGVPEFIKETPDCTYLFSWPTALACVPVKTTSCSYNDGQGLSYDLSPLALDSRNWEAEMPTASTDKRFYINVCRSLVQQEGSWKCPSNAASCGKVGDEYLSLGQVESGPTWDGSVLKLQYTSGQTCPDGRRTRSSIIRFKCDRDKVDSRPTLISALEDCVYTFLWLTAAACPLNSTQHDDCRVTNPAT, from the exons TCGGTCTCCTGGGATCCTGCGGTGTCATCGACGGCAGGAGTTACAACCTGGGTTACGTGCAGTCGGCGCCGAAGGTCGCGGAGGGCGGCGCCATCAGCATCACGTACCAGAACGGGGACCAGTGCAGCCCCTCGGCGCGCTACTCCACGCGCATCATCCTGCAGTGTGACGACTATCCA GGCTCCCCCATGTTCGATCGCAAAGACGGCTGCGAGTACGTCTTCATCTGGAGGACGTCTGATGCCTGTCCCATCAGGAAGTCTcagg GTTCAGAGTGTCGCGTCCGTGACCCGAAGACCGGCTACGAGTTCAACCTGAGCTCCCTGAAGGGACAGGATTACCCGGTGAGGAGCGGCAAGTACATCTACCACCTGTCCGTCTGCGAGGGGCTGCGGAGAGGCGTGTGCACACACGCCGTCACGGGCATCGAAACCGTCTCGTCCTGCCAGGTGGACGGACAGCAACACAAGATTGCAG GAATGGCGAACCAGATCCTGAGCTACGTGGGAGACCAGCTCATCCTGAACTACACCAGCGGAGAGGTGTGTCACAAGCTTTACCAGAGGTCGACAGAGATTTACTTCTCCTGCCACCCAGACAGGAAACCT GGAGTGCCAGAGTTCATCAAAGAGACTCCAGACTGCACCTACCTGTTCAGCTGGCCCACCGCTCTGGCCTGTGTCCCGGTCAAAACCACCAGCTGCTCCTACAA TGACGGTCAGGGCCTCTCGTACGACCTCTCGCCTCTGGCTCTGGACTCCCGCAACTGGGAGGCGGAGATGCCGACCGCGAGCACGGACAAACGCTTCTACATCAACGTCTGCCGGTCGCTGGTGCAGCAGGAAG GTTCGTGGAAGTGTCCGTCCAACGCGGCGTCCTGTGGGAAGGTGGGAGACGAGTACCTGAGCCTGGGACAGGTGGAGTCCGGTCCCACGTGGGACGGAAGCGTCCTGAAGCTGCAGTACACCAGCGGACAGACGTGTCCCGACGGACGCCGAACCCGCAGCAGCATCATCCGCTTCAAGTGTGACAGAGACAAAGTG gaCTCCCGGCCCACTCTGATCTCCGCTCTGGAGGACTGCGTCTACACCTTCCTGTGGTTAACAGCTGCTGCTTGTCCTCTGAACAGCACGCAACACGACGACTGCAGGGTCACCAACCCAGCGACAG